GCCGCGGTCGGGATCTCGGTGATGTCGCCGACCCACCGCTGATCGGGGCACTGTGCGGTGAAATCGCGACCCAACAAATCGGGGAACTTCGGGGCGGTCTTGTCCTGACGGGTCAGCCCGTTGCGCCGGCGGATCCGCCGCGCGACCAGGCCCTGACGACACATCGAATCAGCGACAGTCTTCTCGGTCACCGTCCACCCGTCAGCACGCAGATCCGCATGCAGGCGCGGTGACCCGTGCAGGCCGCGGGCCTTGTCGAACGCCACCGCCACGGCCCGGTCGATGGTGTCCCGGCGATAGTCGCGGGTGGTGTGCAAACCCGTTGCCGCACCCGGCGATTGGGTCCGCTTATGCCATTTGTAGAACCACGCCTCGCTGACCCCGAGCAGCCGGCAGGACACCGCGTGTGGCACCCGATAGTTGGTCCTCTGGTCGGCGATAAAGCGTGCCACGCTCACTTCGTCGCCTCCTTCACCCACAGGACCACTGATCGCTTGAGGACATCACGCTCCATGCGCAGCTCGGCGACCTCGTCACGCAACCGTTTGAGCTCAGCAGCGTCATCAACGGTCAGCTCGCCGCGGCCCTCCCGCTCGGCGCGCGCCCGGTTGACCCAGTTACCCAAGGTGCCCTCGTTGACCCCCAGGTCTCGAGCGACCTGGGCGATCGGCTTACCTGTCTCCTCGACGATCCGGACCGCCCCATCACGAAACTCCCGGTCGTACTTCTTCCGCTTCTCTGGCATCGTGCTCCTCATTATCGATGCCTCTACGGTTCGGGGGGAACCTCAAGGCGGGTGACCCATCCGGTGGTGGTGTCGAAGAGCACAGGGTAGGCGTTGTGCGCGGCTTTGATCCCGAGCGCGATCGCGAGGTGGGTCTTACCCACTCCAGGTGGTCCGAGAAGGATCACGTTGTCGCTCTTAGCGATCCGGGTGCTGGTGGCCAGATGGGCGATAACATCGCGACGCAATCCTGGAAGGCGGTCGAAGTTGAAGTCCTCGAGTGTCTTGACCGCGGGGAAGCGAGCGCCACTGATCCGCAGCACGGTGCCGTTGGCTTCGCGTTCACTGACCTGGCGGTCAAGGATCGCTGCGAGGTACTCCTCGTGGGTCCAGTTGTCGGTGCGGGCCCGCTCGGCCAACTCGGCCCAGCAGCGGCGGATCGCTGGCATCTTCAACGCCCGCGCCGCGAACTCGATCTGCTTACCTGTGTGATTGTCGGACATGGTATTTCACCTTTCAGTGATAGTGGACGGGGTGGGTGGTTGAGCACCTGACGGGGTAGCAAAGTGCACCCCGAACAGGTCGTCGTAGTCTGGTAGCGCCCGGATCGGTACCTCGTGGCCGTCGGGGTGGGCGCGGATGCGGGCGGCGTTTCGGGCCCGGTTGGCGAGG
The sequence above is drawn from the Gordonia rubripertincta genome and encodes:
- a CDS encoding transposase, with amino-acid sequence MPEKRKKYDREFRDGAVRIVEETGKPIAQVARDLGVNEGTLGNWVNRARAEREGRGELTVDDAAELKRLRDEVAELRMERDVLKRSVVLWVKEATK
- a CDS encoding ATP-binding protein, which encodes MSDNHTGKQIEFAARALKMPAIRRCWAELAERARTDNWTHEEYLAAILDRQVSEREANGTVLRISGARFPAVKTLEDFNFDRLPGLRRDVIAHLATSTRIAKSDNVILLGPPGVGKTHLAIALGIKAAHNAYPVLFDTTTGWVTRLEVPPEP